ACAATTCATAATATATATTCGCACATTAGTCATGCTTTTATGAGGTAGTATCAACTTTTTTTGTTTTAAATATTATTCTAATTATTATTACTAATATTAATACAGCTCCTCCACTCACTAAAAAACCAGCTGAAGCACCTATATTATCGCATATCCATCCAGTAAGAAGACTCCCTATTGGTGTTGCTCCTGCAAAAACTAGAGAGTATATACTCATTACTCTTCCCCTATATTCATCCTTAGAATTAAGTTGTAATAAAGAGTTTGAAGTTGTAGAAAATGCTATATTAAAAAATCCAGTTACAATTAATAATAAGCTTGTAAACATTAGACTCTTATTCAACCCATTTAATATAAGCATAGTTGATATGACGATAGAACTTATAAATGCTACCTTCATTTTTGGGCCTCTCTTACTCCTTATAGAAACATTTAACGCTCCTATTAAAGAACCTGCTCCTAAAAATGACATTAATAACCCATAGGTCTTTTCATTACCATCTAAAACTAGTTTTGTAAAAGAAGGAACAAGAACATTGTAATTAAATGCGAATATACCTATTATACATACCATCAGTAGGGTCTCTAAAAGCATCATGTCATTCTTCACATAGAATAATCCATCCTTTATTTCGTTTATTATATTGCTTTTAACTCTTTGTTTATTATTTTTTCCATCTACATCAATATTGTAAAGTCCATACAACACTGCTAGATAGCTTACTCCATTGAAGAAGAAACACCACGCTGCTCCAAAGTAAGCCATAACCACTGCTCCTATGCTTGGTCCTAATATTCTTGCTAGATTAAAGATAGATGAGTTTAATGCAATAGCATTCATCAAATCTTCTTTCCCTGCAATCTCTACAGTGAATGCCTGCCTTGTTGGCATATCAATACAATTTATACATCCAAGTAAGAATGCAACTATTAATATATATTCATATTTAACAGTGTCACTAAACACCAGTGCAGATAGTATAAATGCTAATATCATTGATGCGGCTTGAGTAAAAAGCAATAATTTTTTCTTGGGAAACCTATCCACTATAACTCCTGCAAACAAAGAAAATATTGTTACAGGAATGAACTGAACTGTTGTAAGAACCCCTAATAAAAATGGAGAGTTAGTTAGGGATAAAACAAGCCAACTTTGACCTATATTTTGCATCCATGTTCCAATTAATGAAGCACATTGCCCCATCCAAAAGTATCTAAAATTTTTATGCATTAATGCATGAAAATTTCCTTCTATAAGTTTCTTTACCCTCAAAATACCACCTTCTCTTTATGTAAAAGTCCCCTCTTATTAGTTATAGGGTTTTAAGTTCAACTATTAACTTATTTATGTAAGTATAAATTAAGTTTCCTATCAAAAACCCTATAAGTCGCGTTTAAAATCCCTTTTTATTTCTAACATATATTCAAAATCATTTAAATACTGAAAAAGCATAGCTCTGTTTTCAAATTCTTCTCTACTTTTAGGTAATTCCTGCTTACTACATATCTCAAAGACTTCTTTTAAATCAAGTAGCAATTCTTCTGCAGTATTATACTCGTGCAAGGCAAAAGCAACTCTTTCCGTAAATGATGCTACCAATTCAGTTTGATCGTAGGCAATATAAAACTTCGTAAAATGTCCTCTCATATATTTTAACACCTGTAATTGCACTGTTCTCATTTGCATATACTTAACGTAATATTTGGCTTCATATAAAATATTGTTGTTTAAATTTATATATGCTCTTTCTGTAGCTTCTTTAAGCTTATCTTCTAACTTACTGAATAGTTCTTCCTCGCTAATACTTACAGATTGATTTCTTAAACTCTCTGCCATACTTAATAGTATCTTTTTCATAAACCCTTCAATCTCTTCTTGATCTGATTTAATTTTATCTTCTACTCTAGGCATATATGTATTTAATAAAATTGCTATTCCCGCTCCTATTGCCATTAAAAGCAGCTCATTCTTTATCCAAAATAATGATATTGAATTTTCTACTAGCAAATGTGTTACTAATACCGAACTAACCACAATCCCATCCTGCATTTTAAACCTAACTGCAACAGGAATAAAAATAAGTAAAAATAGTCCGAAAGCTACGGGATTGTATCCAACTATAGAAAATAATATCGCTGAAATTATTAGCGCCAATAAGGTAGATCCTAACCTTTGAAAGGCTAAAGTTATTGAATGTTTTTTAGTATTTTGAACACTTAGTACTGTTATTACCCCAGCAGACACTGCATATCTTAGTCCTAAGACTTCTGAAATTACTATAGCTATTGTGGCACCTATTGCTGTTTTTAGTGTTCTTAGTCCAATAAACTTTTTCATAAAACCACCTACCTTTAAGTATATTCACTTTATATCTTACACCAATTTGCTAAAATAAAAAAATAAGAGCACCCAGTATTTTCATTATATTTCTAGGTGACTCTTTTATATTTATTTTATTCTACAGTTTACTTAGTATATCAGTTGATATTCCTTCAAAGCCTTTTATAACTATATCTGCTTCAGAAAGATTCTCTTCACTTCCTACCCCTATAACCTTCATTCCTCCATTATGTGCTGCTCTAACACCTGCTAATGCATCCTCAAATACTACGCACTCTTCTGCACTTAATTCCATCTCTCTAACAGCTGCTAAAAATACTTCCGGATCTGGTTTGGCCTTACTTATTTTATTGCCATCTATTATACAATCAAAGTAATCCTTCAATGCAAGTTTGTCCAATATAAATCTTGAATTCTTTGAGGCTGAACCTAATGAAATTTTTATCCCTTCATTTCTTAATTCCTGAAGAAATTCTTTAACCCCTGGAAGTATTTCTTCTTCCTTTAATTTGTCTATACACTCAACATACTTCTTATTTTTCTTATCTGCTAGTAACTCTTTTTCTTCTAGTGTCATTTTTTTATTTCCTAATGATAGTATTATATTAAGTGACTCCATTCTTGAGACGCCCTTTAATCGCTCATTATCCTTTTCATTGAATGCAATTCCTAACTCTTTAGCTAAGGAGCTCCATGCTAAATAGTGATATTTCGCTGTGTCGACAATCACTCCATCCAAATCAAAAATGCAACCTTTTATCTTATTCATAAATCTCACTCCAAACTACCTCGAATTACTTTTCCAAACAAAATATATAACATAAAAAGTCATTGCTTCATTAAAATTTCTTAAATCCATGGATGTTTCTCTTTTTATTTTGTCTAATCTATATAACAAAGTGTTCCGATGAACAAATAACTCCTTTGATGCATCGCTGATATTTAAATCTCTCTGAAAAAAAGTCTCTATAGTTTTTAATGTATCCGAATCTTGGCTATCTAAATAATTCTTATATGTGGCTATTATCTCTTCTTTTAAATTATGATTTATTCCATCCATGACTCTCTCAAAAATTATATTACTTGAGGTAAGTATATCTTTTCTTATTCCGGTTCTATCACTTAGTTCAATTAAACTTTTAAGATTTTTTAAAGCTTCCTTTATATTAGCCTTTCCACAAAGAGCCTCCAAGGCTATTCTTGGACTTCTAATATTTAGTTCCTGAACATTATGCAAGATACTTTTGCAATGATCATAAACCTCATCAAAAATTCCTAATAGTACAACATACTCTTCCCAGATACAATACTTATACTCCTCTTCATTATTGTAAGAATATTTGACTATATCATAAACTTCTTTACAATGATTCTTCGCCTTAATAAGAATTAGTGTTCCTTTATCTAATATATTATTTAACACTTCAGCATTTTCTTTAAAACTTGAATCCCCTTTGATAAGGTTAAATAA
This sequence is a window from Clostridium sp. 'White wine YQ'. Protein-coding genes within it:
- the pgmB gene encoding beta-phosphoglucomutase translates to MNKIKGCIFDLDGVIVDTAKYHYLAWSSLAKELGIAFNEKDNERLKGVSRMESLNIILSLGNKKMTLEEKELLADKKNKKYVECIDKLKEEEILPGVKEFLQELRNEGIKISLGSASKNSRFILDKLALKDYFDCIIDGNKISKAKPDPEVFLAAVREMELSAEECVVFEDALAGVRAAHNGGMKVIGVGSEENLSEADIVIKGFEGISTDILSKL
- a CDS encoding PucR family transcriptional regulator; this encodes MDSFKDYVREFMNKFPYIIEVTDKYGNYICESTKNKKLEGIHFPIQYNDTVYYIEIEKKEESSIPLLRFIFEEKLKEVQELKGNELFNLIKGDSSFKENAEVLNNILDKGTLILIKAKNHCKEVYDIVKYSYNNEEEYKYCIWEEYVVLLGIFDEVYDHCKSILHNVQELNIRSPRIALEALCGKANIKEALKNLKSLIELSDRTGIRKDILTSSNIIFERVMDGINHNLKEEIIATYKNYLDSQDSDTLKTIETFFQRDLNISDASKELFVHRNTLLYRLDKIKRETSMDLRNFNEAMTFYVIYFVWKSNSR
- a CDS encoding MFS transporter, with product MRVKKLIEGNFHALMHKNFRYFWMGQCASLIGTWMQNIGQSWLVLSLTNSPFLLGVLTTVQFIPVTIFSLFAGVIVDRFPKKKLLLFTQAASMILAFILSALVFSDTVKYEYILIVAFLLGCINCIDMPTRQAFTVEIAGKEDLMNAIALNSSIFNLARILGPSIGAVVMAYFGAAWCFFFNGVSYLAVLYGLYNIDVDGKNNKQRVKSNIINEIKDGLFYVKNDMMLLETLLMVCIIGIFAFNYNVLVPSFTKLVLDGNEKTYGLLMSFLGAGSLIGALNVSIRSKRGPKMKVAFISSIVISTMLILNGLNKSLMFTSLLLIVTGFFNIAFSTTSNSLLQLNSKDEYRGRVMSIYSLVFAGATPIGSLLTGWICDNIGASAGFLVSGGAVLILVIIIRIIFKTKKVDTTS
- a CDS encoding aromatic acid exporter family protein codes for the protein MKKFIGLRTLKTAIGATIAIVISEVLGLRYAVSAGVITVLSVQNTKKHSITLAFQRLGSTLLALIISAILFSIVGYNPVAFGLFLLIFIPVAVRFKMQDGIVVSSVLVTHLLVENSISLFWIKNELLLMAIGAGIAILLNTYMPRVEDKIKSDQEEIEGFMKKILLSMAESLRNQSVSISEEELFSKLEDKLKEATERAYINLNNNILYEAKYYVKYMQMRTVQLQVLKYMRGHFTKFYIAYDQTELVASFTERVAFALHEYNTAEELLLDLKEVFEICSKQELPKSREEFENRAMLFQYLNDFEYMLEIKRDFKRDL